In Ornithodoros turicata isolate Travis chromosome 1, ASM3712646v1, whole genome shotgun sequence, the DNA window CTGCCCGTCTTTTTAAGCATGTTCAAGGTGATTGGGAAATTAAGTTCTAGTAGGCTCAGTAGGACAGTAATACCCACCGCAGCGACTCTTCCCTAcgttcaggattgttcgcatggtatggcaTGTGCAAAAAGCTATCTCCCCGCGAGAGCGTTGCTATCcagtatgtaagatagagtttccGTCAGTGTAAATGGgagggactacctccataggtataGGTACCTCCATTGGTGGATCTAATAGCGCTTTGAATAAAACCGCTCAGGAGGGGAGCTGGAGCTGGGCGGATCTCCCACCGCTGTGGATGTATTAGAGCGGTGGATGAGGTGACGCACCGGATGCACAGACACATTGTGCTCTTTTCCTAATAAGCGTCACTACCGCCACCAGAGATATAGTGGACGAGGCGTCACCTGGCTGACCTAACCAAGTTTTGTAGACTTTGCTCCCGCCAGAGACATTCACTGTTAGGGTTGACGAGCAGAGACATTCACTGTTAGGGACCGTCGTGGCTTGTGTTGATGCCACTGTTATAAATTGAACTAATTGGTTAATTTTTGGCTAGACGGGTTGCGACAAAACAGGAAATGAGCGCTATGGGACAACAGTACAACGTTTCAATGCAATGGCGTTTGCAGCGCTGCTGCACACAAGCAGGACGCAATGGACTGTAAGTTTGAACAGCTACAGTAGTCTCAATATATCATGGGGACAAAACATGATGGTGTCCTTCCGCTTGCTCATATATTTTTCAAGAAAGTGATCAGTTACGTGTATTAATTGACACAGCAAAACGCAGCGAAAGTAGGCGGCTAGATTAACTGACTAGTAAATGGTTTGATGGACGATGCACAGAATGGAGTGTTCTTAGATTAGCCTAGCACACTAGAGTTAAATGACAAAGGGATGTAGTTAAGCTTGATCGTTATTAAAAGTAAAGGAAATTGCAAAAATACAGCACTCCTTGAGGGGAGATGTAACCTACTAAAAACCACATTCGGGGGACAAAAcacatgagctgttgactcggcattacccttagctgtggttatcatcgcgacgtttgtttgggtttgcggcgattatgtaaagatgtatgctggccgatatcgcaCGGATGGAGATGCCATTTGAGAATTTTCGGAAATCGGTTGAGCACACCCGCTACGatcactggggggggggggggagagaagggAACGACGCGCATGCGCTTTACCTCGTAGGGATTATCCTTCCCGCGCGGCGATCTTCCTAGCCGCTTCCAGGGCACGATCAGTTCGCTTGCGACCGTTCTCTTTCGGGGACTCCTCAACGATGCTAAAACatggccgccgccgccgcgaTGGATTCCATTTACTTGGCAGCAGCGAAGTATTCCGTGGATGGCGTAATGGTTCCTCACAAAATTATGTTCATCGGAAACCTCGCGGCGTATTTATATTTCTCGTTCATCGTTAGTGAGACTAAAGGTTAGAAACGCGACGCAGAAAATATCGGAGATGACAACTGCCGCTATTTTCATAGCCGTTCCATGTGCTGTGATGGCTTAGAACTGTTCAAGCGTTCCATTTCGTAGATTTTGCAATATCGTATCGGTTGAGTATACGAGTGCGAGTACGCTTATTGTGTTCCGTGAAAGGATATTTACAGTGCATCAGAAAAATGTTTCTCTTCTATTGTTAACGAGAGATGGCGCTACACGTATCGCGGCGGTTTTTCCCCTTCAGCTCCCGAAAACTCTTTGGCGAGTCTCCGGTCAGCTCCTTGCCACTGCACCACGCACCGACCGATAGATCGACCGCATGCGCCGCACCAGTTCCCGGAAACTCCCTATTATCTCAATGACACACGCGAAGGCAGCGCGCAAGCGTTTAGTTAATCACCATTACACCAATGCACAAtttacataatcgccgcaagCCCAAACAAATGTCGCGAAGATAGCCACAGCTGATGGTAATGTCGAGTCAACAGCTCctggcaaggcggacacccccgcCGAACAAGCGGGACAGTCGAAAAGCTCTTCCCTTTGTTTCTCCTAAGCGCCTCTAGGGCAGCTCTCTTCCCGCTCCGCAGGTCGGAGGCACtttcaagttaactctgcttcaagcTGTACTATGTCTTTCTCCATAATATGGAACCCcgcttttcggacaatggacAGCGCAAATGACTACCAAGCGTATGGCACCCTATATATCCTGGTttcggtatttatttatttatttatttggataaTACTGCCGGCCATCACTTGAGGGCCAAGGCAGAGAGAGCACAATGAGCAACACAGGGACACAGCATCAATTTGGCTCACACAGAGCCTAACATAACGAAAATAGCGCAAGAAAACAAGTGATCGCCTAATTCAACATGCTTAGTTGGTCAATAACTGCCTTAGAAAAAGCTGCGGAGCCAGGAATGCACGTCAGGTGTGGTGGTAGCTTGTTCCATTCGCGAGTagtgcgaggaaaaaaagaacaattgaACAAATGCTTTCTGCAACGAAACTCACTGATGAGGTTAGCGTGTTTCTGCCTGGTGGTACGACTCTCGTTGAATTTAAGAGTGTCGTCGAGTTTAAGACCGTTTTTACCATGTACAatactatgaaaaaaaaaaagacgcctTACTTGTCTGCGGCAGGCTAAAGGTAACAGGTCTGATGCTTCATACAACGATGTGACCGAGGTATCTCTCCCGTACGAATTATATACAAAACGCAAGGCTTTGTCTGGACAGATTCCAGACAATCAATTAGGACTTGCGTAAATGGGTCCCACAAAATGTCGGCATATTCTAGAAGTGGACGTATTAAAGTTTTGTATGCTGTCAGTTTAGTCGCAGAAGTACAATGACACATATTTCTTTTCAGGAACCAGAGCTTGCGTGACGCTTTGGCAACAATATGATCAATATGCGCTGTCCAACTAAGGTTTGACGAGAGGATGCACAGTTAGTTAAGCACAGAGTTATGCACAGTTATGTGGCTCTTTCCCTGCCACACGTCTGTGATGCATAGTTGAGAGAGTTCGTAGTACTCCAACTGTCATGTGCATCTTTCAGACTGGACCGGTTGTGATAGATGAGCAGCCATCCCTTATAAAAATAGAACTTGAATTTCTGTTTACACCTTGGTGTGTTCCTAATGAATCAtcagaaactcaacagaaataCAACATGTAATGAGTTTTCACATTACAATCTCAACATCAATGTACTAGACATTTGACATCAAGTTTTCTATTGCGAGTGCTCCATAGCTTTCTTGTTGAATTTTAAATGTGAAAACACATTAGGTTATGGTTGTGCTGAGATTTATATTATTACTTTCATATATAAATATTTCAGATAATAAAATATAAGATTAGTAGTGTTATTTTTATTatacatatatttttatatattagAGAATATATTTAGATATTCAAAATAAAGACTTTGATCAGCATGCATCTTTGGAATGATAAAGTATAGACTGACACCAAAATATGTTTATGTTCAGACAAAATTACTACATTTATTATATTTCACTTTCACACTACACAAGCATAACAAAGCCATTGCAGAAACACTCACTTTAAGCATAGCAATAAAAACAAACCAGCAACATTTGGTATTTCAATCATGTGCATGCATATTTACAAACAGATAATCATATTACGCCATTTATATTGCAGAATTCCTTCTGTTCCTTTAAAATTCTGGTACAACCTCACTAAGTCAGTAGAATTATGATACAACGCcaattgagcctctgtatgcaataaggggataagtcgaaaaatcccaaaacgAGAAAGCTGCATgcgaatatttggtaaagtaattgcagatcagtttcctcgaataaagccaaagcaaaatgtgtaacatatatgcatgtgtctactctacatgtaTGTCCTGTTAGCATCATTTCTCGGTGTGTGacagcagaaattgaacaaaacccTGGAGCATGACACCGCACGCACATGGTTTttgtgcaggaaaaaaaatgttttcaggaACGTGACTTTCATGGTGACGCCAGGACTGGCGAAGTTACCATTGTACAGTAGAGCagcctagatcgtgattatcgtgctgctaaacgagcacagtCTTAAAAATAATTTTTCGTAAGGCCAGAAAAATATGACATATTAGCATATAGCGCACACGTTTTCCCTATTACAACGCTTAGTAGCAGTGATCACACTGTCACTTGCGAGACTTTCACGCaaggtaggaagaacatgtttctTGAGTGGAAGTCGAAATTCATTTCCTCATCAtcgcaaaatttaagctacaccatttgtatgcgtgtgtagaaaaaGGGCCTAATCTGGCTGTCCATCTCATTGAcacgcatgcatttcccgtttcttaccctcctataGAGAGTcagtaaattgcaatacggtcctaaattttcttttacAGGTACATcgtggtatgtagatgtcattgcacaaAATACTAAAAGATCCCCTTCTTGTATACAGTGGTTCAATTGGCCTCCAGAACATGCGTTTCTCTCAGAGCACACAAAAATGTGGAGCTACTCGAAACCAATGCAAGACACTTAGTTATCCCTGTTATTCCCAAGTCTCTGTGTTCTCCAGTACTCTCAACTTCAACAAAATGAAGGGAAGGGCTGCTGAAAATAGTGTTAAATACACTGCGGCACACCTTGTATACTTCAACGGAGAGAACGACCTCCCTGGTACATGTACATGTTGAATGTGCCAACGAACATTTGGCAACTATGTTCTGTACGCGGCCAAAGATGTCGTCTACTAAAATGAAAGAGTTCACCCTCCTGTCCAGTGTTGCTGTACATATAGTAAACACGCCAAAAGACATTTTCTTGTAGTGTGTGCCATCAACCCTGCAGATACCTTTTCCATATAGTGTAAGGCTGCCATTTCGCAGGTGCTTCATCCGCAAATTGTACCCCTTACACAAAGTGGTGAACATTTCTTGGATGTTTTTCTCCTTACACATTGATTGTTGCCGAAGTGTGGGAATCATTTGGATCAGGCAAAATTTGGCCAAAATTTGTCTTTCGTGATATCTTGTCCCGTTCACCATTTTGCAAAGTTTTCCATTCATGTCCTCGAAGGGGAACATGGAGTATGCCCACAGTGGACCCCACTCTCTTACCGTGTCAACGAGGTGAAGGAGCAAGTGAGAGTTATAGCTCATGTTCTTTTTACCGTACAATTCTTCATACCCCTTCACAAACTTCAACATCTCCAGCTTGATCACGTTCAACATTTCAAAACTGATGGATGTGCCCAACAAGTAGTGCATCATTTCAACAAATGACAGCCAGTGTTTGTAGTGCTGCACAGGGATGTAACCTGGTAACACTACTGGGGAGTAGAAGAGCAGCCAATTGCGCCACTCTGCCGACTTCCAGTACTTTACATCCCTCAATGACCTTGGCAGTCTGGACAATTCCCACACAGGCTGTAGACTCGTCAGTTTCTGATCCGCTTCAGCAAGGTTATGACGAAGGTGAAAGCCACGACTCCTTTTTGATTTCAACCAAAGAGGTGTTGTGGCTTTCACGAAACCGGAGCAGACAGCATGCATATAATCCACAACAAAGCCAGAACAAAATGTGAAGTAAGCTAGGAATGTTAGGACACTTGTTCCTTTCACTCCACAGCTTACATTTCGCTCTTTTGTTCTGGCTTTGTGAGCATGCTTCATAAATGTCTCATGTGTGCGTTGTTTGTGTAGAGATGTGAGCACGGGATAAACTCTGCAGTGGCCATTGCGTTTTGCTACAACCTCCCCTGGGGCCTCGCACCAACTGCAACCATATTTCCCATTAAATTGCGTCATTCCCATTAGCTCGCATCTTGCTACGCTATCTACAGTGCATGGCCCTGGAAAAACTTTAGTCTTCTTTTTATGACCACGGCCATCTTCCCACACTACACCACTGACAGATAGTGTATTCATGACTTGAACAAATGGCAGAAGAAAAGTATTCATGATGGGATTTTTGGGCCCAAACCACAGCCCAGCCAGGAGGAGCTTCTGCACCCTCTCTTCATATGGCAGCTCGTTGATCTGCACTAGAATAGGCCAGATCCCAAGACTGCTGCTTTCAAAAAGTGCAACGCCATCAGTGTTGAATGTCATGCTGATGTCGTCTGGCCCCATAGGAAGCTTTCTGTAGCCAAGACTATCAGTAATGTCACTCATGTCATAGGACGCTACTGATGGTTTGGGAATGAGCTTTGTTGTTTTAAGAGTTTCGGCAATCTGTGCAGCCAAGTCAAGAGTAAAAAAATAGGATGACGTCTTAACGAGACTACTCACATCAAGTTCGGTCTTACACTTTTTACATGTTACATTGCTCACTTCGTCTAGTATTCCAATGTAAGAGTAGCAGCTGCTACAATAGAAatgtttgcttcttttttttacattcattGGTTGCAAAATACTTGAAAAAAGAATACTTTGACGTTGGGAACTCCGTTCCCTCAGGCAGATGTGCGTTCAGCAGTTTCAGTAAACTCTCGGTAGCTTCTTTGGAGTCATCATGCCGCAGGCTGTGGCCCATGATAAGAAGCATGCTTTCTGTCCTTGTCAACTTCGATCCAGGGTAGAGTGACTGCAGCTGTTCATGCAAGAAAAGCACATATAAATGATGTTCTCCATCTACTACAACGCATAACACACAGAGCATATTACAACAGTCAATGTAAAGCATGCCTAACAAGCACGTAATTGGAAGTTTTGGAAAGTCAGGTGTCGGTATGCACATGCGCTGCAGCTTTTTTATGGGTGTTCGAACTTATTAGGAAAAACCCTTACCAAGTGACTGTCATTATCATTCTGAGTAGCGTCCTCGGTGTAGTCTTCGATGGAAGAATCGTCTGAGGAGTTACTTGCAGAATCAGAGTTCACTGGGCTGTCCAAACCACAATCAAGCGGCCAACAGGACTCTTCCTCCAGTTCATCTAGTTCAGAGCCCGAACTGTCGGCATCATGTCGGATAGCACTTTCAATCTCCAACTGTTCAACATTCATCAGTACTGGGTGTCCTGTAGCACAGTACACCGAATTTGATGCGTGCGCTACATCTCCCGGGTTACAGTATGCTTCGTTCTGTGCTGGAGAGGGCCGACGGTCGTCAGAAGCCGCCCTTTCTTTAAGGCGATACTTGGTATGGATAGGCACGTCACATGTAGGATCCCAAAGATATGCGTTGTAATTCCTCTTACGCTCCATCTCCGCTGCACAACATCAGTTGCCGAGAATAAGCAACAGCAGGCGATGCTTATACTGCATTATGTGCCAAAAAGCATGGCCAATCTTGAATTTGCGGCGTGTCTTCCGCAGCAAAGCGGATGATGGTGCGGATGACAGGTGGCGACGATGGGAGTGGGACTTGAGCTGTTGAGCGTGGAATTGGAATGTGGCATCAATAGTGACCCTAATCGCTTAACAATTTGCGTGTGGAGAAAAACTATAACGTTCAATGTAAAAACGGcaatgtaaaaaaacaaaaacatacgCAAACACACAGTGCACAAGAGACATGTAACGTTCATAAGTCATTTATCATAAAATTATGCACGCAAATATTACAAATTACGGAAATTTGAAAAACAATTTTGATGATGGCCTTTTTGGTGATAGAAACTaatttattatcattattatgtAGTAAATTTAATTACTTAGCGTGGCGCTGCAATCGTGCATTGAATAAGCAACAAGGCTTCCTCCCAGTCAAGTCAAGCCCGGCGTGCAGCGTTGTCTTCTTTTGAACCGTGCAGTCGACAGGTCGTTTCGGAATGACTCATGTACTGGTCCAGTGGACCACAGAAAGATCTTGGGATGTGTATCCTGTACGTGCTATCGTGGACACAGCACTTGGTTTGCAACTTTTAAATGAAGAAGGAGCCATCGGAGAACTACGGAACGAAGTAATCATTGTCAACTGGAAGGCCGGCGAAGCGCCTGCTCCGGCAAAGCTCTTGGATTTCGGTATGTTGGAAAGCCACGTGTATCTACTTCATCTCAAGTTTACTCAAAAGCAGGGGTGTAGTTCCTTATCGGGACCACTGAGTTCTAAGGACAACGGAAGTATTTAAAAGTTGAATATTGTTTGGAAGTGAAAGACTGTCACATACGGAATCGAagaatgtaagaattataaaattccgTGCTGTAGAAACATTTTGTGAATTTGTGAAACACAATTCGATACATTTCTGCTACAGAAGATACACGTCGTTGTTAAGCCTAACTTGTGAGGCCATCTTGTGAAAGGTAAAGAAGCGTTGGATTAGAAGGTCAGGGGTTAGGTTAGAGAAGGTTAGGTCTTGCGTTTACTATGGCCCAGGGGTCTGGTCCGCGACCCCAGGCATTTGTTTCTTCGTCCTTATCCCAGTTTTTAAAAAGTGGTCCGACAAGGGACTACATCCAAAAGCAGGACATATGTATGATTTATGTTCGGACTGCATTTCAGGAACAGAACGGGCCATGGAGCGGCGCCGGACCAAACTTGCGAAGTCTGGTCCACAACATCGCAGAGGCGAGGGAGAACCCGTCGATGAACTGCGTACGGAAAAACACCCGGTAAGTTGGCGCATTTTGAGAATGCAACAAGGACAATGCGAACCGCGTGGTTTGTGCATTCTCATTTTGTTTCGTGCCCATGTTGACACCGGTAGACCATGCACGCTCAGGCGTACAGCAATGCGTGCCAAACGACTGATAGTTCCTTTGTGTAGGGCGCATATGGATGCGGCTGCAGATCGGCCAGAAGGGTGGCAGAGTTGGAATTTGAAGTGAAGGAACTGCAGAAGCGGCTGGGACATGCTGAAAACAACTATAGTAAGTTGGTGTTTTTCACATAATACTTTGGTAGGACTGCTTGAactgaaaaaaaatatgtactgTTTGTTATGACTGTCTGGAATCTCAGCTCGTGGGATCTCAGGAATCTCAGCGATCTACTATTGGTGATGTCAGGAATTAGACCACCAATATTGTCTGAGGAAAGCCGCACATTTTCGTCTTTTGGGAGCGATGATCACATGATGGACATGATGAAtgaaaagtgtttttttgtccTGGGAACGATGCCTGTATGGTTTTAGATCTTCTACCACCAATAGGGGATCACTCTGTCACAAACTCTAGATATCCGACAGCCCTACATACACATGGTCGTCGACATAGTACTGCTCCGCAGCTCTGAACTTGCTCTCTCTTCTTCCAGATTCATACCAGATGGTGAAACGGCTAAAGAAATAACTTCTAGGCTTGACAGTGCAAAAGATGTGGCGGCAGAACAGGTATACCCTTTTCTTCCATTTTTGGATAACTAACTGATACCTGCCCAGAAGACACAATTTTCTGAAAATGAGCTTGCGCCCAACAACTTCATCTGTGGCACACAAGCACGCCATACCAGTGTGACAGCCCTCGTTTCAGTTTCCCATTTCACAACAGCAGTGAAGACAGTGACCTATGGCATTTCTTCCGCCCGAATCGTGCCGCTACGGGTACTCTACTGTGCTTAGCGGTGCAGCGCTTGCAACTTCTAACGATCCGTCCACGCGAATAATGTCGCAACGGGTACTCTACAACGCAGCTCTGTACCGCTGACATTCCATCCATGCGAACCCTGCCTCTACTGGCACACTTTATGGCACTCATCATCAGAGCTTTGTAACCCCTATCATTTCTTTTGCACAAATGACATTACAGCTCTCCCCCTCTCTCGACATCATTCATGGTTTATATAACCTCTCCTGCGCCATGTCACAGTCCAGGCCAGTCACACATGCCAAACCAAATCCACATGTGCGTCCGACACTGCATTCCAGGAACACTGTAATTGCCACCGCTTCCGTTAAGGTACAGTTATACTTCCTACACAAAGCCGCCTTTAGGGAAAAACAACATTGTCGAAGTGGAAGCAAGTGTCACCCTTCCCACGGAGAGACACTGCGTACGTGTCAACTAAAGttttatggctttcaactatGAGGGAATACGAGCTCTTGTGACCATTTGAAAGTAACAGGGCGTGCTGTCCCTTTCATGTTAGAAAATTTGAGAAAGTTTGCGAGACCGATTTTATCAAGAAGCCCCCACTGTCACACCACGGTTGCGGAGGTGCCACCCCCAGAGTTAGAACGATTCCCGATTCCTATTTCACTGGGATGAAAGTGTGAATGGAATTCCATGGCTGACACTGCAAAGTCGTGACTCTGACCAGCAAGAGAGCTGCTGTTCTAATTCAATACTTTGCATTAAATATTCCAAAACTTTACTTTGCACAATTTTAGTATGGTTCGGATGTTAGGAACTTCTCTACACGTTGCTTTGTGCATTCTCGTTCAGTACGACGCCACCCGCAGGAATTGAAGAAGTGGATTGGTCGCTACCAAGCTATTCCATGAATGGGAACGGACTATAGCTCTTCACTccgaggaataaaaaaaatggaaTTAGCATGTTCGGAACGGAATGGGCCACCTAGTTTCTCAACACTACTCTATGTACCTACTGAGCACCCGGCAGTTTTGATCAATGGCCCTTCTTTAGACTAATGAGTACGTTTATGCAGAGCAGAGTGCTTGCCCATGGTGTCATTTATTCCCTATCTTCTCTAGGTTTAGAAGATTACCTGTTTTGACCAACTAACGGAGGATTGCCCCTCACTGAACTGTCTGTTTTTTCCATGATCGCCAGCTGACCTCACCCCCTTTTTGTTCTATCTTTAATAGaccatttgcaaaagttccagggagcagcgcgcaTGCCgcgaaatgctgtgcaaaaccaCAGCGACGGCGCATGCACCAGTGcgacgacgatcggagacgatagcaaatcgctgtcgttttgcacagcatttcccggcacgccctgccagagctcgcgctgctccctggaactttttcaaatggcctatTACCTCGCCTTTTGTAATTCGTATATTCACTCTGGAAGCAGGCACTCTGTCTGTAATGATGGTcaggaaaataattgcatgATGCTGCAAAGCTTGTGACATGATATGGGCTGCTTTTTACTTTTACAGGTCAACATAGGGGAGGGCGTCCTGGTAGACAAGGCGGTGCTCGACCGTCTCCATGCGCACT includes these proteins:
- the LOC135365733 gene encoding uncharacterized protein LOC135365733, producing MTHVLVQWTTERSWDVYPVRAIVDTALGLQLLNEEGAIGELRNEVIIVNWKAGEAPAPAKLLDFGTERAMERRRTKLAKSGPQHRRGEGEPVDELRTEKHPGAYGCGCRSARRVAELEFEVKELQKRLGHAENNYNSYQMVKRLKK